The Gloeocapsa sp. PCC 73106 sequence CTAAACCCGATTGGTATGGGTGCTATTAAAGACAGGACATGGTTGGTTAGGTGGGCGAAGGGACACAAACTCAACTCTTGAGGATTATCTCCCATGCAAAGAGTACCCGTAATTTCAAAAGACAATCAACCTCTAATGCCGACCAAACCCAGTCGCGCCAGACGATGGATTAAAGAAAGAAAAGCCGTAGGACAATTCAACGACCTCGGTATTTTCTATATCCAGTTAACCGAAACACCATCAAGCGATCGCACTCAGCCTATTTCTGTAGGAATTGACCCAGGTAAATTGTTTTCAGGAATTGGTGTTCAATCCTCTCTTTATACCCTTTGGACAGCTCATCTAGAGTTACCCTTCAAACGAGTTAGAGAAAGAATGGATAATCGCCGTCTAATGCGACGAGCAAGACGGGGAAGACGGATTAACCGAAAACTTCCCTTTGAGCTGAGAGCCCACCGCCAAAAACGCTTCTCTAATCGAAAAAAATCGAAATTAGCACCGAGTATTAAAGCAAACCGTCAACTAGAAATTAGAGTAGTTTCTGAACTATCTAAAATCTATCCAATTACCGGTATATACTTTGAATACGTGAAAGCTGACGTAGATTTAACATCTCGTAGAAAAGGAGCTAAATCAGGAAAAGGGTTTTCAGTTGTAATGGTAGGACAAAAATGGGCGATCGAACAATTGTCTAAATCAGCTCCTGTTCATACACGCTTTGGTTGGGAGACATCTAATCTTAGAAAACACCTAGGATTAGAAAAGTCAAAAAATAAAGC is a genomic window containing:
- a CDS encoding RRXRR domain-containing protein, producing the protein MQRVPVISKDNQPLMPTKPSRARRWIKERKAVGQFNDLGIFYIQLTETPSSDRTQPISVGIDPGKLFSGIGVQSSLYTLWTAHLELPFKRVRERMDNRRLMRRARRGRRINRKLPFELRAHRQKRFSNRKKSKLAPSIKANRQLEIRVVSELSKIYPITGIYFEYVKADVDLTSRRKGAKSGKGFSVVMVGQKWAIEQLSKSAPVHTRFGWETSNLRKHLGLEKSKNKA